A region from the Chloroflexota bacterium genome encodes:
- a CDS encoding quinone oxidoreductase, which produces MHAIQMAEVGGPEVMKYVELPDPEPGPGQALVEIKAAGVNYTDVYSRSGSNHPAALPAIPGIEAAGVVLKLGEGVNQVAVGDRVAYSSGPGSYAEINAVPAWRLMPIPDELTFEEGAAAMLQGMTAQYLVSDCFPIKPGDIALVHSGAGGVGRLLIQMAKLKGAEVITTVSTGEKVEIAKACGADHVVMYTQESFSEAVKRITDGKGVQVAYDAVGATTFDESIASLAVRGYMVAYGQASGPVPPVPLATLNPKSLFLTRPTLVSYTLNRDEIAMRSGQVFEWIRSGDLKLSISQTFALSDAPEAHRQLEGRLTTGKLLLKP; this is translated from the coding sequence ATGCACGCAATCCAAATGGCGGAGGTCGGCGGCCCGGAGGTCATGAAGTACGTGGAGTTGCCGGACCCCGAGCCGGGCCCCGGTCAGGCCCTCGTCGAGATCAAGGCCGCCGGCGTCAACTACACCGACGTCTACTCCCGCTCCGGCTCCAACCACCCCGCGGCCCTGCCCGCCATCCCCGGTATCGAGGCCGCCGGCGTCGTCCTCAAGCTCGGTGAGGGCGTCAACCAGGTGGCCGTCGGCGACCGAGTTGCCTACTCCAGCGGCCCGGGCTCCTACGCCGAGATCAACGCCGTCCCGGCATGGCGCCTCATGCCCATCCCGGACGAGCTGACCTTTGAGGAGGGCGCCGCCGCCATGCTGCAGGGCATGACCGCCCAATACCTCGTCTCCGACTGCTTCCCAATCAAGCCCGGCGACATAGCCCTCGTCCACTCCGGCGCGGGCGGCGTTGGCCGCCTCCTCATCCAGATGGCCAAGCTCAAGGGCGCCGAGGTCATCACTACCGTCTCCACCGGCGAGAAGGTGGAGATCGCCAAGGCATGCGGCGCAGACCACGTCGTCATGTACACGCAGGAGAGCTTCTCCGAGGCCGTCAAGCGCATCACGGATGGGAAGGGCGTCCAGGTCGCCTACGACGCCGTCGGCGCCACAACCTTCGATGAGAGCATCGCGTCGTTGGCTGTCCGAGGGTACATGGTCGCCTACGGGCAGGCCTCCGGCCCCGTGCCGCCCGTCCCCCTCGCGACGCTGAACCCAAAGTCGCTCTTCCTGACGCGCCCAACCCTCGTCAGCTACACGCTCAACCGCGACGAGATAGCCATGCGCTCAGGCCAGGTGTTCGAGTGGATCAGGTCGGGCGACCTCAAGCTCAGCATCTCGCAGACCTTCGCCCTCAGCGACGCCCCGGAGGCGCACCGCCAGTTGGAGGGCCGCCTGACCACGGGCAAGCTCCTGCTGAAGCCGTAG
- a CDS encoding GPP34 family phosphoprotein, translating into MLRFAEEMVLLLLDDESGNFSHIPSWSMDYALAGGVLMDLALENRIDTDLERLILVDGTPIGDSLLDPALADIAADTAAGGERDARYWVEREAERAVATRDECLKRLIAAGVLEERENRFLWVFKSTQYPTVDDTQERAVQRRIMNVLLSDDIPDPRDIVIIGLADATGIFKNMLSGKELERVSERVEQVRRLDLIGQAMTQAIRDIEVSIATAVQPHLY; encoded by the coding sequence ATGCTGCGATTCGCTGAAGAGATGGTCCTGCTGCTGCTGGATGACGAGTCGGGGAACTTCTCCCACATACCCAGTTGGTCGATGGACTATGCCCTTGCCGGCGGGGTGCTGATGGACCTGGCGCTGGAGAACCGCATCGACACGGACCTGGAGCGGCTGATCCTCGTCGACGGGACGCCGATAGGCGACTCTCTGCTCGACCCGGCACTTGCGGACATCGCCGCGGACACTGCGGCAGGCGGAGAGCGCGATGCGCGCTACTGGGTAGAGCGGGAGGCCGAGCGGGCCGTCGCCACACGGGACGAGTGCCTAAAGCGCCTGATCGCGGCGGGGGTCCTGGAAGAGCGGGAAAACCGCTTCCTGTGGGTGTTCAAGTCGACCCAGTACCCCACTGTGGACGACACTCAAGAGCGAGCGGTGCAGCGCCGCATTATGAATGTACTGCTGAGTGACGACATTCCAGATCCTCGGGATATCGTCATTATCGGGCTGGCCGACGCGACGGGCATCTTCAAGAACATGCTCTCCGGCAAGGAGTTGGAACGCGTGTCCGAGCGGGTTGAGCAGGTGCGCAGGCTGGACCTCATCGGGCAGGCGATGACGCAGGCCATCCGCGACATCGAGGTCTCCATCGCGACGGCGGTGCAGCCGCACTTGTACTAA
- a CDS encoding antibiotic biosynthesis monooxygenase, which produces MYLMQEILQVANGRNKEAVKRLQWIHSLMQPQPGFVRAQICQYLGNSMRHLILRMWDDRESFEAFRATPEGAGYPQSRPAGLYEGQPCGRDWQLLQESNGLATGNFLIRSEFDVAGDHWDDYLTIRKAQDRIHRQAGGFQYAWNFKELGEGDGALLLVRKTSREDHMVYVESLLKSQLRDSSPQGISKPRGDYMEYYDIIDEVTP; this is translated from the coding sequence ATGTACTTGATGCAAGAGATCCTGCAAGTTGCCAACGGTCGAAACAAAGAGGCGGTGAAGCGCCTCCAGTGGATCCATTCGCTGATGCAGCCCCAGCCCGGCTTTGTGCGCGCTCAGATTTGCCAGTACCTCGGCAATTCCATGCGCCACCTCATCCTGCGTATGTGGGACGACAGGGAATCCTTTGAAGCCTTCCGCGCTACCCCTGAGGGCGCCGGTTACCCCCAGAGCCGTCCCGCCGGCCTCTACGAGGGCCAGCCCTGCGGACGCGACTGGCAGCTCCTCCAGGAGTCCAACGGCCTCGCCACCGGCAACTTCCTCATTCGCTCTGAATTCGACGTCGCCGGTGACCACTGGGACGACTACCTCACCATCCGCAAGGCCCAGGACCGCATCCACCGGCAGGCCGGCGGGTTCCAGTACGCCTGGAACTTCAAGGAGCTCGGTGAGGGCGACGGAGCGCTCCTCCTCGTCCGAAAGACCAGCCGCGAGGATCACATGGTCTACGTCGAGAGCCTGCTCAAGTCCCAGCTCCGAGACAGCAGCCCGCAGGGCATCTCCAAGCCCCGCGGTGACTACATGGAATACTACGATATCATCGACGAGGTCACGCCGTAG
- a CDS encoding 2-dehydropantoate 2-reductase, with the protein MATRIGIMGAGALGSYVGAFLARAGEDVTMVDMWPEHVETMKRDGLRASGSQGDFTVPINALHLTEAQNITDQFDYAFIALKSYDTEWATHFIRRYVKPDGCFISLQNCWNDPTVGAIVGQERAMGCIASHIEVALWEPGHVQRGGAVGRDSGHVVFRVGEQTLQVTERSEYVASLLDNIDAAYATDNLWGERWAKLCQNSMGNAISAMTAMGTNELAVDQRCRTISINLAREAASVGLALGYNVVDINGKPAQLWADAERGDVYEELDNYFANRRTRVNWLASMAQDVHKGRRSEVAFMNGLVCAKGREVSIPTPYNDAIVSAMQLIDDRIKPAGPELIDIVLQGVGA; encoded by the coding sequence ATGGCAACTCGAATCGGCATCATGGGCGCGGGAGCCCTCGGCAGCTACGTCGGCGCCTTCCTCGCCCGCGCCGGTGAGGACGTCACCATGGTCGATATGTGGCCCGAGCACGTCGAGACCATGAAGCGGGACGGCCTCCGCGCCAGCGGCAGCCAGGGCGATTTCACCGTTCCCATCAACGCCCTGCACCTGACCGAGGCCCAGAACATCACCGACCAGTTCGACTACGCCTTCATCGCCCTCAAGTCCTACGACACCGAGTGGGCGACCCACTTCATCAGGCGCTACGTCAAGCCCGATGGCTGCTTCATCTCCCTGCAGAACTGCTGGAATGACCCGACCGTCGGCGCCATCGTCGGCCAGGAGCGCGCCATGGGCTGCATCGCCTCCCACATTGAGGTCGCCCTGTGGGAGCCCGGCCACGTCCAGCGCGGCGGCGCCGTCGGCCGCGACTCCGGCCACGTCGTCTTCCGCGTCGGCGAGCAGACCCTGCAGGTCACCGAGCGCTCGGAGTACGTCGCCTCCCTGCTCGACAACATCGACGCCGCCTACGCCACCGACAACCTCTGGGGCGAGCGATGGGCCAAGCTCTGCCAGAACTCCATGGGCAACGCCATCTCCGCCATGACCGCCATGGGCACCAACGAGCTCGCCGTCGACCAGCGGTGCCGCACCATCTCCATCAACCTCGCCAGGGAGGCCGCCAGCGTCGGCCTCGCCCTCGGCTACAACGTCGTCGACATCAACGGCAAACCGGCCCAGCTCTGGGCCGACGCGGAGCGCGGCGACGTCTATGAGGAGCTCGACAACTACTTCGCCAACCGCCGCACGCGCGTCAACTGGCTCGCCTCCATGGCCCAGGACGTCCACAAAGGCCGACGCTCTGAGGTCGCCTTCATGAACGGCCTGGTCTGCGCCAAGGGCCGCGAGGTCAGCATCCCCACCCCCTACAACGACGCCATAGTCTCCGCCATGCAGCTAATAGACGACCGCATCAAACCCGCCGGCCCGGAGCTCATCGACATCGTCCTGCAAGGCGTCGGCGCGTAG
- a CDS encoding MmgE/PrpD family protein, whose amino-acid sequence MAGEMETLARYMVQARDAALPPEVAAKAKHHILDTIAAMVSGAALEPGRMAIEFARSQGGTEEAQVLSTPFLTTAVTAAMANGFLAHADETDDSHAPSGTHPGCGIVPAAMAMGERNAVSGRRLLNAVVLGYDMCARVMHSLGERYTLEAERGFSSHSLGGLFGAATAAGACTDTSEDQMRYLISYTAQQTSGIPTWARDTDHIEKAFDFAGMPARSGVTAAVLVDMGFTGVWNVFEGERNFFRSFSPSPQPGEMVAELGERYEVLRTNIKKHCVGSPIQAAADALGHILDEHPLRPDEVEHIKVMMGVGGARTVNNREMPNICLQHMMAVYLVDGGISFAAAHDYERFMDPAMLAIREKVELVGDDALVTPESPRQAIVEVTTTDGATYRDHVVAVRGTMENPMTTEEVEAKARDLLVPALGEEKADGLISAVRGLESVDDVRSLRGLLAG is encoded by the coding sequence ATGGCCGGAGAGATGGAGACCCTCGCGCGGTACATGGTGCAGGCCCGGGATGCGGCGCTTCCGCCGGAGGTGGCGGCAAAGGCCAAACACCACATTCTCGACACCATCGCGGCGATGGTCTCGGGAGCAGCGCTGGAGCCGGGGCGCATGGCGATCGAGTTTGCGCGCAGCCAGGGCGGGACCGAGGAGGCGCAGGTGCTCTCGACACCCTTCCTGACGACGGCGGTGACGGCGGCGATGGCCAACGGCTTCCTGGCGCACGCCGACGAGACGGACGACTCGCATGCGCCGTCGGGGACGCACCCGGGGTGCGGCATCGTGCCGGCGGCGATGGCGATGGGCGAGCGGAACGCGGTGTCCGGGCGGCGGCTGCTGAACGCCGTCGTGCTGGGGTACGACATGTGCGCCCGAGTCATGCACTCGCTGGGCGAACGGTACACGCTGGAGGCGGAGCGCGGGTTCAGCAGCCACAGCCTCGGCGGGCTGTTCGGGGCCGCGACGGCGGCGGGTGCGTGCACGGACACGAGCGAGGACCAGATGCGCTACCTGATCTCGTACACTGCCCAGCAGACGTCGGGGATTCCGACGTGGGCGCGGGATACGGACCACATCGAGAAGGCGTTTGACTTCGCGGGGATGCCAGCGCGGAGCGGGGTGACCGCGGCGGTATTGGTCGACATGGGGTTCACGGGCGTGTGGAACGTGTTCGAGGGGGAGCGCAACTTCTTCCGGTCGTTCTCGCCGTCGCCGCAGCCGGGGGAGATGGTGGCGGAGCTGGGCGAGCGGTACGAGGTCTTGCGCACGAACATCAAGAAGCACTGCGTTGGCTCGCCGATCCAAGCGGCGGCGGACGCGCTGGGGCACATCCTGGACGAGCACCCGCTGCGGCCGGACGAGGTGGAGCACATCAAGGTGATGATGGGCGTGGGCGGCGCTCGCACGGTGAACAATCGCGAGATGCCGAACATTTGCCTGCAGCACATGATGGCGGTGTACCTGGTGGATGGCGGGATTTCGTTCGCGGCGGCGCACGACTACGAGCGCTTCATGGACCCGGCGATGCTGGCGATCCGGGAGAAGGTGGAGCTGGTAGGGGACGACGCGCTGGTGACGCCTGAGAGCCCTCGACAGGCGATCGTGGAGGTGACGACGACGGACGGCGCGACGTACCGCGACCACGTGGTGGCCGTGCGGGGGACGATGGAGAACCCGATGACGACGGAAGAGGTCGAGGCTAAGGCGCGGGACCTGCTCGTGCCGGCGCTCGGCGAGGAGAAGGCGGACGGGCTGATCTCGGCGGTGCGCGGGCTGGAGTCGGTGGACGACGTTCGGTCGCTGCGGGGGTTGCTGGCGGGGTAG
- a CDS encoding DsrE family protein, with protein MADYLLVESRDPFEYADTSYFYQMAEDLCKAGNNVTFFLVQNGVIMARKGISNDAIARLRSAAPSVKILADEFSLRERAITADKLADGVASSGVDALVDMLAVPGVKAVWH; from the coding sequence GTGGCAGACTACTTGCTAGTGGAGTCCCGGGACCCGTTCGAGTACGCCGACACGTCCTACTTCTATCAGATGGCGGAAGACCTCTGTAAGGCCGGCAACAACGTCACCTTCTTCCTGGTGCAGAACGGCGTCATCATGGCCCGCAAGGGCATCTCCAACGACGCCATCGCCAGGCTCCGGAGCGCCGCGCCGTCCGTCAAGATCCTCGCCGACGAGTTCTCCCTGCGCGAGCGCGCCATCACTGCCGACAAGCTCGCCGACGGCGTCGCCTCGTCCGGCGTGGACGCCCTCGTCGACATGCTCGCCGTTCCCGGCGTCAAGGCCGTCTGGCACTAG
- a CDS encoding DsrE family protein: MTTSGDKTITIALMDPPYESGTTTTALRIVDAALRKGINVNVFAYEGAVNMTMKAQAPHPNPVKGTSIEEQDHPSTARFIAGLFELSQSGPALDWINCGLCVDERGAGDWIEGPRRGGPGDLFKMSQASTNTLIIGTR; this comes from the coding sequence ATGACTACATCAGGTGACAAGACAATCACCATCGCCCTCATGGACCCGCCGTACGAGTCCGGCACGACCACCACCGCCCTCCGCATCGTCGACGCCGCCCTGCGCAAGGGCATCAACGTCAACGTCTTTGCATATGAGGGCGCGGTCAACATGACCATGAAGGCCCAGGCCCCTCACCCAAACCCAGTCAAGGGCACCAGCATCGAAGAGCAGGACCACCCCAGCACGGCCCGGTTCATCGCCGGTCTGTTCGAGTTGTCGCAGTCCGGCCCCGCGCTCGACTGGATCAACTGCGGCCTCTGCGTCGACGAGCGCGGCGCCGGTGACTGGATCGAGGGCCCGCGCCGCGGCGGCCCCGGCGACCTGTTCAAGATGTCTCAGGCAAGCACCAACACGCTGATTATCGGGACGCGCTAG
- a CDS encoding DsrE family protein codes for MAGILSVVERAYHGTIEEQDDTILWVSHMLKNAGADLSVLLRSNAVNYAVKGQDASGLSIGGVELSVPPRLDDDVIALANSGAPVYVVAEDLADRGISAGDLCDGVQTVSRADLAKLFDDHDAIWHW; via the coding sequence ATGGCCGGAATTCTCTCCGTCGTGGAGCGCGCCTACCACGGCACCATTGAGGAGCAGGATGACACCATCCTGTGGGTCAGCCACATGCTCAAGAACGCGGGCGCGGACCTCTCCGTGCTCCTGCGCAGCAACGCGGTCAACTACGCCGTCAAGGGCCAGGACGCCAGCGGCCTGAGCATCGGCGGCGTAGAGCTCAGCGTGCCCCCGCGCCTCGACGACGACGTCATCGCGCTGGCTAACTCCGGCGCGCCCGTCTACGTCGTCGCCGAGGACCTCGCCGACCGTGGCATCTCCGCCGGCGACCTCTGCGATGGCGTCCAGACCGTCTCCCGCGCGGACCTCGCCAAGCTCTTCGACGACCACGACGCCATCTGGCACTGGTAA
- the rpsP gene encoding 30S ribosomal protein S16 — translation MLRIRLRRMGKKKQPSYRVVVMDARSPRDGGYIDQVGLYNPRTEPATVEIDTDKALAWMKNGAQPSQPVQRLLRNLGVLEKA, via the coding sequence ATGTTGCGAATCCGCCTGCGCCGAATGGGGAAGAAAAAGCAGCCCAGCTACCGGGTTGTTGTAATGGACGCTCGGTCTCCACGGGACGGCGGCTACATTGACCAGGTCGGGCTCTACAACCCCCGCACGGAACCCGCGACAGTGGAGATAGATACTGACAAGGCGCTGGCGTGGATGAAGAACGGCGCCCAACCTTCTCAGCCGGTGCAACGCCTGCTGCGGAACCTGGGAGTGCTGGAGAAGGCATAA
- a CDS encoding KH domain-containing protein, translated as MRELIEYIAKSLAHNPDAVKVTQVEEEGVYVIQLDVDPDDKGRIIGKQGRVAEAMRVLLRVVAIKQGVRASLQIL; from the coding sequence ATGCGTGAGCTCATCGAGTACATTGCCAAGTCCCTCGCGCACAACCCCGATGCCGTCAAGGTGACGCAGGTCGAGGAGGAAGGCGTTTACGTCATCCAGCTCGATGTCGACCCCGACGACAAGGGGCGCATCATCGGCAAGCAGGGCCGTGTCGCTGAGGCCATGCGCGTTCTGCTGCGCGTGGTCGCCATCAAGCAGGGCGTCCGCGCGTCGCTCCAGATCCTGTAG
- the rimM gene encoding ribosome maturation factor RimM (Essential for efficient processing of 16S rRNA) has product MVAARILGPWGRHGHLRIASLSDVPDRFAPGARFLIGDDTYVSEGASQQGKSLLIKLRGVDTRWDADDLRGELLETPVEEAAALPEGAYYQHQVIGLAVRTTDGRDLGTLSDIIETGSNDVYVVRGPDGEHLIPAIPDIVQDVDMETGVITIETVPGLL; this is encoded by the coding sequence TTGGTTGCCGCCCGTATCCTCGGCCCTTGGGGCCGCCACGGCCACCTCCGTATCGCCTCCCTCAGTGACGTCCCCGACCGCTTTGCCCCCGGCGCCCGTTTCCTCATCGGTGACGACACCTACGTCAGCGAGGGCGCGTCTCAGCAGGGCAAGTCCCTCCTCATCAAGCTCCGCGGCGTAGACACTCGCTGGGACGCCGACGACCTCCGCGGCGAGCTCCTTGAGACCCCCGTTGAGGAGGCCGCTGCCCTGCCCGAGGGCGCCTACTACCAGCACCAGGTCATTGGCCTCGCCGTGCGCACAACGGACGGCCGCGACCTCGGCACACTCTCGGACATCATTGAGACCGGCAGCAATGACGTCTACGTCGTGCGCGGCCCGGACGGTGAACACCTCATCCCGGCCATCCCCGATATCGTGCAGGACGTGGACATGGAGACCGGCGTGATCACCATCGAGACTGTGCCAGGACTACTTTGA
- a CDS encoding YebC/PmpR family DNA-binding transcriptional regulator, which yields MSGHSKWSTIKHQKGAADAKRGQLFTRLTKEIAVAAKAGGGDPDMNPRLRLAVQQAKQNNMPLDNIERAIKRATGQLGEDVVLEELVYEGFSPGGAAIIVVAVTDNRNRASSEVRNVFDRNNGKMGQVGSVGWMFEQKGVITLQISEEQMEEAELLAIEHGAEDITDDDTSIEVRTAPENFEAVRRALEEAGLAPVSAEVTLVPTTQAGLDERAAEQTLKLLDRLEGLDDVQKVVTNADFPEAVLEKYATAA from the coding sequence GTGAGCGGACACTCCAAATGGTCCACAATCAAACACCAGAAGGGCGCCGCTGACGCCAAGCGCGGCCAGCTCTTCACCCGCCTGACCAAGGAAATCGCCGTAGCCGCAAAGGCCGGCGGTGGTGACCCCGACATGAACCCCCGCCTGCGCCTTGCCGTCCAGCAGGCCAAGCAGAACAACATGCCCCTCGACAATATCGAGCGCGCCATCAAGCGGGCCACCGGCCAGTTGGGCGAAGATGTTGTGCTGGAAGAGCTGGTCTATGAGGGGTTCAGTCCTGGCGGCGCTGCCATCATAGTTGTTGCCGTGACAGACAACCGAAACCGCGCATCCTCGGAGGTGCGCAACGTCTTTGACCGTAACAACGGCAAGATGGGGCAGGTCGGCTCAGTAGGCTGGATGTTTGAGCAGAAGGGCGTCATCACCCTGCAGATCTCCGAAGAGCAGATGGAGGAGGCCGAACTCCTTGCCATCGAGCACGGCGCGGAGGACATCACTGACGACGACACCAGCATTGAGGTCCGCACCGCCCCTGAGAACTTTGAGGCCGTCCGCCGTGCCTTGGAGGAGGCCGGCCTGGCTCCCGTCTCCGCCGAGGTCACCCTCGTCCCGACCACCCAGGCCGGCCTCGACGAGCGCGCCGCCGAGCAGACCCTCAAGCTGCTGGACCGCCTCGAGGGTCTGGACGACGTCCAGAAGGTCGTAACCAACGCAGACTTCCCTGAAGCCGTCCTGGAAAAGTACGCGACGGCGGCCTAG